A genomic window from Streptomyces sp. NBC_01429 includes:
- a CDS encoding Ppx/GppA phosphatase family protein, whose amino-acid sequence MRLGVLDVGSNTVHLLAVDAHRGARPLPAHSHKAELRLAELLDADGAIGPEGVDRLVATIADALQAAEDKGCEDVLPFATSAVREASNADQVLGRVKSETGVDLEVLTGEQEARLTFLAARRWFGWSSGKLLVLDIGGGSLEIAYGMDEEPDAAVSLPLGAGRLTAGRLPGDPPDPIDVKALRRHVRAEIARTVGEFSRFGTPDHVVATSKTFKQLARLAGAARSADGLYVQRELSRASLEEWVPKLSTMNALQRAALPGVSEGRSSQLLAGALVAEGAMDLFGVETLEICPWALREGVILRRLDQLPTT is encoded by the coding sequence ATGAGACTCGGAGTCCTCGACGTCGGTTCGAACACGGTGCACCTGCTGGCTGTCGACGCGCATCGCGGCGCCCGCCCGCTGCCCGCGCATTCGCACAAGGCGGAGCTGCGGCTCGCCGAACTCCTCGACGCGGACGGCGCGATCGGCCCCGAGGGCGTCGACCGGCTGGTGGCCACCATCGCCGACGCCCTCCAGGCCGCCGAGGACAAGGGATGCGAGGACGTACTGCCCTTCGCGACCTCCGCCGTACGCGAGGCCAGCAACGCCGACCAGGTGCTCGGGCGGGTCAAGAGCGAGACCGGAGTGGATCTTGAGGTCCTCACCGGCGAGCAGGAGGCCCGGCTCACCTTCCTCGCCGCCCGGCGCTGGTTCGGCTGGTCGTCCGGGAAGCTGCTGGTCCTGGACATCGGCGGCGGCTCGCTGGAGATCGCGTACGGCATGGACGAGGAGCCGGACGCCGCCGTCTCCCTCCCGCTGGGCGCTGGCCGGCTCACCGCCGGGCGGCTGCCCGGCGATCCGCCCGACCCGATCGACGTGAAGGCGCTGCGCCGCCATGTACGGGCGGAGATCGCCCGTACCGTCGGCGAGTTCTCCCGGTTCGGCACCCCGGACCATGTCGTGGCGACCTCCAAGACCTTCAAGCAACTGGCCCGCCTCGCCGGGGCCGCGCGCTCCGCCGACGGCCTCTACGTACAGCGCGAACTGAGCCGCGCGTCCCTGGAGGAGTGGGTCCCCAAGCTCTCCACCATGAACGCCCTCCAGCGCGCCGCCCTCCCCGGCGTCTCCGAGGGCCGCTCCTCCCAGCTGCTGGCGGGAGCGCTGGTCGCGGAGGGAGCGATGGACCTGTTCGGCGTCGAGACGCTGGAGATCTGCCCCTGGGCGCTGCGCGAGGGCGTCATCCTGCGCCGGCTGGACCAGCTCCCGACGACGTAG
- a CDS encoding sugar phosphate isomerase/epimerase family protein, giving the protein MAEPVVRTPAAKVALSTASVYPESTATAFEIAARLGYDGVEVMVWTDPVSQDIDALRRLSDRYGVPVLAVHAPCLLITQRVWSTDPWVKLQRARAAAERLGASTVVVHPPFRWQRQYARDFVSGIWRMAGETDVRFAVENMYPWRYRDRELLAYAPEWDVTKDEYRHFTVDLSHTATARTDAMAMIDRMGDRLGHVHLADGNGSAKDEHLVPGRGTQPCAELLERLADSAFDGHVVIEVNTRRAMSGAEREADLAEALAFARHHLAGETGAPRTPQAPRTPQAPRTAHAPGAPGTSGISGTSGPPRSSPVPRPPGPPRTSEPS; this is encoded by the coding sequence GTGGCAGAACCAGTGGTGCGCACCCCGGCCGCGAAGGTCGCGCTGTCGACGGCCTCCGTCTATCCGGAGTCGACGGCGACGGCCTTCGAGATCGCCGCGCGCCTCGGGTACGACGGTGTCGAGGTCATGGTCTGGACCGATCCGGTCAGCCAGGACATCGACGCGCTGCGCCGCCTCTCCGACCGCTACGGGGTCCCGGTCCTCGCCGTCCACGCGCCCTGTCTGCTGATCACCCAGCGGGTCTGGTCGACCGATCCGTGGGTGAAGCTCCAGCGGGCGCGGGCGGCGGCCGAGCGGCTCGGGGCGAGCACGGTGGTCGTGCACCCGCCGTTCCGCTGGCAGCGGCAGTACGCGCGCGACTTCGTCTCCGGCATCTGGCGGATGGCGGGGGAGACGGACGTACGGTTCGCCGTCGAGAACATGTACCCCTGGCGCTACCGGGACCGCGAGCTGCTCGCGTACGCCCCGGAATGGGACGTCACCAAGGACGAGTACCGGCACTTCACCGTCGACCTCTCGCACACCGCGACCGCCCGCACCGACGCCATGGCCATGATCGACCGGATGGGCGACCGGCTCGGCCACGTCCACCTCGCGGACGGCAACGGCTCGGCCAAGGACGAGCACCTGGTGCCGGGGCGCGGCACCCAGCCGTGCGCCGAACTGCTGGAGCGGCTCGCGGACAGCGCGTTCGACGGCCATGTGGTGATCGAGGTCAACACCCGGCGCGCGATGTCGGGGGCCGAGCGCGAGGCGGATCTCGCGGAGGCGCTGGCGTTCGCCCGGCACCACCTGGCCGGGGAGACGGGCGCCCCTCGTACCCCCCAGGCCCCGCGTACCCCTCAGGCACCACGTACCGCGCATGCCCCGGGCGCCCCGGGTACCTCTGGCATCTCTGGCACCTCAGGTCCCCCGAGGTCCTCGCCGGTTCCGCGTCCCCCGGGTCCCCCGCGGACCTCCGAGCCGTCATGA
- a CDS encoding TetR/AcrR family transcriptional regulator: MTAETPRRRGRPARKDAGPGPGARQKILESARTEFAERGYDKTSVRGIARAAGVDPALVHHYFGTKDEVFAAAIEISFEPALLISEVLNGERERIGEQLARHFLGVWENPVTRAPLLAVIRSALTHEAAATVLRTFVLRRLLSRLAKELDVPNPEFRAELAASHMIGTAFLRYVIKAEPLASVDPEEIIALVAPTLQRYLTES; this comes from the coding sequence ATGACCGCCGAGACCCCGCGCCGCCGCGGCCGTCCCGCCCGCAAGGACGCCGGACCGGGTCCCGGTGCCCGGCAGAAGATCCTGGAGTCGGCCCGTACGGAATTCGCCGAGCGCGGCTACGACAAGACCTCCGTCCGGGGCATCGCCAGGGCGGCGGGGGTCGACCCCGCGCTCGTGCACCACTACTTCGGTACGAAGGACGAGGTCTTCGCGGCGGCCATCGAGATCTCCTTCGAGCCCGCGCTGCTGATCTCCGAGGTGCTGAACGGCGAGCGCGAGCGGATCGGCGAGCAGCTCGCGCGCCACTTCCTCGGCGTCTGGGAGAACCCGGTGACCCGGGCCCCGCTGCTGGCGGTCATCCGGTCCGCGCTGACCCACGAGGCGGCGGCGACGGTCCTGCGGACCTTCGTCCTGCGCAGGCTGCTGTCCCGGCTCGCCAAGGAGCTGGACGTACCGAACCCGGAGTTCCGCGCCGAGCTGGCCGCCTCCCACATGATCGGGACGGCGTTCCTCCGGTACGTGATCAAGGCGGAGCCGCTGGCGTCCGTGGACCCCGAGGAGATCATCGCCCTGGTCGCGCCCACTCTCCAGCGCTACCTGACCGAGAGCTGA
- the ilvD gene encoding dihydroxy-acid dehydratase has product MPELRSRTVTHGRNMAGARALMRASGVASADIGKPIVAVANSFTEFVPGHTHLAPVGRIVSDAIKAAGAVPREFNTIAVDDGIAMGHGGMLYSLPSRDLIADSVEYMVEAHCADALICISNCDKITPGMLMAALRLNIPTVFVSGGPMEAGKATLVDGTVRKLDLVNAISDAVDESISDEDILRIEENACPTCGSCSGMFTANSMNCLTEAMGLSLPGNGSVLATHTARKALYENAGRTVVEITKRHYEQDDASVLPRNIATRAAFENAMALDIAMGGSTNTILHLLAAAQEAELDYDLADIDAVSRRVPCLSKVAPNVAPGGTYYMEDIHRAGGIPAILGELYRGGLLNEDVHTVHSPSIKDWLETWDVRGGSPSEEAVELWHAAPGCVRSAEAFSQSERWDTLDTDAAGGCVRDVAHAYSKDGGLAVLKGNLAVDGCVVKTAGVDESIWTFEGPAVVCESQEDAVEKILRKEIAEGDVIVIRYEGPRGGPGMQEMLYPTSYLKGRGLGKSCALVTDGRFSGGTSGLSIGHASPEAASGGTIALVHDGDRIRIDIPNRSIELLVADEELAARREALNGVYAPADRERKVSVALRAYAAMATSADKGAVRDISLLG; this is encoded by the coding sequence ATGCCCGAGCTGAGGTCCCGCACTGTCACCCACGGCCGCAATATGGCGGGCGCACGCGCCCTTATGCGAGCGTCGGGCGTAGCGAGCGCGGACATCGGCAAGCCGATCGTCGCGGTGGCCAACTCCTTCACCGAGTTCGTGCCCGGCCACACCCACCTCGCGCCGGTCGGCCGGATCGTCTCCGACGCGATCAAGGCCGCGGGCGCCGTGCCGCGCGAGTTCAACACGATCGCCGTGGACGACGGCATCGCGATGGGCCACGGCGGCATGCTCTACTCCCTGCCGTCGCGCGACCTGATCGCCGACTCCGTCGAGTACATGGTCGAGGCGCACTGCGCGGACGCGCTGATCTGCATCTCCAACTGCGACAAGATCACCCCGGGCATGCTGATGGCCGCGCTGCGCCTCAACATCCCCACGGTCTTCGTCTCCGGCGGCCCGATGGAGGCCGGCAAGGCCACCCTGGTGGACGGCACGGTCCGAAAACTCGACCTGGTCAACGCGATCTCGGACGCGGTCGACGAGTCGATCTCGGACGAGGACATCCTCCGCATCGAGGAGAACGCCTGTCCGACCTGCGGCTCGTGCTCCGGGATGTTCACCGCCAACTCGATGAACTGCCTGACCGAGGCCATGGGCCTCTCGCTCCCCGGCAACGGTTCGGTGCTCGCCACGCACACCGCCCGCAAGGCGCTGTACGAGAACGCGGGCCGGACGGTCGTCGAGATCACCAAGCGCCACTACGAGCAGGACGACGCGTCGGTCCTGCCGCGCAACATCGCCACCCGCGCCGCCTTCGAGAACGCCATGGCGCTCGACATCGCCATGGGCGGCTCCACGAACACCATCCTCCACCTGCTCGCCGCCGCCCAGGAGGCCGAGCTGGACTACGACCTCGCCGACATCGACGCGGTCTCGCGCCGGGTGCCCTGCCTGTCCAAGGTCGCGCCGAACGTCGCCCCCGGCGGTACGTACTACATGGAGGACATCCACCGGGCCGGCGGCATCCCCGCCATCCTCGGTGAGCTGTACCGGGGCGGCCTGCTCAACGAGGACGTGCACACCGTCCACTCGCCGAGCATCAAGGACTGGCTGGAGACCTGGGACGTGCGCGGCGGCTCGCCCTCCGAGGAGGCTGTCGAGCTGTGGCACGCGGCCCCCGGCTGCGTCCGCTCCGCCGAGGCGTTCTCGCAGTCCGAGCGGTGGGACACGCTCGACACCGACGCCGCCGGCGGCTGCGTCCGCGATGTCGCCCACGCCTACTCCAAGGACGGTGGCCTGGCGGTGCTCAAGGGCAACCTGGCCGTGGACGGCTGCGTGGTGAAGACCGCGGGCGTCGACGAGTCCATCTGGACCTTCGAGGGCCCGGCCGTCGTCTGCGAGTCGCAGGAGGACGCCGTCGAGAAGATCCTCCGTAAGGAGATCGCCGAGGGCGACGTCATCGTCATCCGCTACGAGGGCCCGCGCGGCGGCCCCGGCATGCAGGAGATGCTCTACCCGACCTCGTACCTGAAGGGCCGGGGCCTCGGAAAGTCCTGCGCGCTGGTCACGGACGGCCGCTTCTCCGGCGGTACGTCGGGCCTGTCGATCGGGCACGCCTCGCCGGAGGCGGCCTCGGGCGGCACGATCGCGCTGGTCCACGACGGCGACCGGATCAGGATCGACATCCCGAACCGCTCGATCGAGTTGCTGGTCGCCGATGAGGAACTCGCGGCGCGCCGCGAGGCGTTGAACGGCGTGTACGCCCCCGCCGACCGCGAGCGCAAGGTCTCGGTGGCGCTGCGCGCGTACGCGGCGATGGCGACGAGCGCGGACAAGGGCGCGGTCCGGGACATCTCGCTGCTCGGCTGA
- a CDS encoding protein kinase domain-containing protein, whose translation MPPLRNTGQAPEAEHPDHAGRYLLESALGSGGMGVVHLATSASGLRLAVKVIHTNHASDPEFRARFRQEVAAARRVSGAFTAPVVDADPEAGRPWMATLFIDGPTLSERVKRNGPLGYGELVRLGAGLAEGLRDIHRAGVVHRDLKPSNVLLASDGPKVIDFGISRPVDSDLRTETGKLIGTPPFMAPEQFQRPREVGPAADVFAMGAVLVHAATGRGPFDSDSPYIVAYQVVHDEPNLAGVPEGLVPLITRCLAKDPADRPTPDELMAALRLGDRGGAGQGAADWGGSGRTEGGRETGAPHGASPLVPAQRRPGADESLTPAPAAGATHSPASRLGTRLPQTVQSLAGARRGVRWAAAGAAVVALAVVGVVGVVAVRATGDDAAPPAPARTGTDGSRSGRAFQPWRTELHAGLPVCSAGGSRAGTGTSTGAGVYCAAPGVTAARLDPDDGEVRWTVPTVRASKGAGSGDGGADGEVSDNGAAPVLSGGLLLVVEPAGSRLKALDPASGAERWAVGVASYASVRYTGSSVLLVAYDGTVRALDSATGTERWTARHGGTGTVWTAAGDGSGDSGGDSGGGSSGGPLFAATPSADGTATGIRSVDPATGALRWEKRLPGTLTPAGAASGALFLLSRDLDDRTDAVVRVDASTRTVRRVPLDAPVEQAQATVDGDTVYVMGYTGSLLAVDTRKGKAGGVRWRLETSVTRASRPTATGDRVYLSAGDGRLLAVDGARGRLLGQTKPRMATGSGTLVPSLAAPVAVAGTVFASAPDGSVFAVDGRDPARW comes from the coding sequence GTGCCACCACTGCGCAATACCGGGCAGGCCCCGGAAGCGGAGCATCCGGATCACGCCGGTCGCTATCTGCTCGAATCAGCCCTGGGTTCGGGCGGAATGGGTGTGGTCCATCTGGCCACCTCCGCTTCAGGACTGCGCCTGGCCGTGAAGGTCATCCACACCAACCACGCCTCGGATCCCGAGTTCAGGGCACGGTTCCGACAAGAGGTCGCCGCCGCGCGGCGGGTGAGCGGGGCCTTCACCGCGCCCGTCGTGGATGCCGATCCGGAGGCCGGACGGCCCTGGATGGCAACGCTGTTCATCGACGGCCCCACACTGTCCGAGCGGGTGAAGCGGAACGGCCCGCTGGGCTACGGGGAACTCGTCAGGCTCGGTGCGGGACTGGCCGAGGGGCTGCGGGACATCCACCGCGCCGGCGTGGTGCACCGCGATCTCAAGCCGAGCAACGTCCTGTTGGCGTCCGACGGGCCCAAGGTCATCGACTTCGGCATCTCGCGGCCCGTGGACAGCGATCTGCGCACGGAGACGGGCAAGCTGATCGGCACCCCGCCGTTCATGGCCCCCGAGCAGTTCCAGCGCCCGCGCGAAGTCGGCCCCGCCGCCGATGTGTTCGCCATGGGCGCGGTGCTGGTCCACGCGGCGACCGGGCGCGGGCCCTTCGACTCGGACAGCCCGTACATCGTCGCGTACCAGGTCGTGCACGACGAACCGAATCTGGCCGGGGTCCCCGAGGGGCTCGTACCGCTGATCACCCGTTGTCTGGCGAAGGATCCGGCGGACCGGCCGACACCGGACGAGCTGATGGCCGCGCTGCGGCTGGGCGACCGGGGCGGGGCGGGGCAGGGCGCTGCCGACTGGGGCGGGAGCGGTCGGACCGAGGGCGGCCGGGAGACCGGGGCGCCGCACGGCGCGAGTCCGCTCGTACCCGCGCAGCGCCGCCCCGGCGCTGACGAGTCCCTGACCCCCGCGCCCGCCGCCGGCGCCACCCACTCCCCCGCCTCCAGGCTCGGGACCCGGCTGCCGCAGACCGTCCAGTCCCTGGCCGGGGCCCGCCGAGGGGTGCGCTGGGCGGCGGCGGGTGCGGCGGTGGTCGCGCTGGCCGTGGTCGGTGTCGTGGGTGTGGTGGCGGTACGGGCCACGGGCGACGACGCCGCGCCTCCCGCCCCCGCGCGGACCGGCACGGACGGATCGCGGTCGGGCCGGGCGTTCCAGCCCTGGCGCACGGAGCTGCACGCGGGACTGCCCGTCTGTTCGGCCGGCGGTTCGCGTGCGGGCACCGGTACGAGTACGGGCGCGGGGGTCTACTGCGCCGCTCCCGGGGTCACGGCGGCCCGGCTCGACCCGGACGACGGCGAGGTCCGCTGGACCGTGCCGACCGTACGGGCGTCGAAGGGCGCGGGGTCCGGCGACGGCGGGGCCGACGGCGAGGTGTCCGACAACGGCGCGGCGCCGGTGCTCTCCGGTGGGCTGCTGCTGGTCGTCGAGCCCGCCGGGTCCCGGCTGAAGGCCCTCGACCCGGCGTCGGGCGCCGAGCGCTGGGCGGTCGGCGTCGCCTCGTACGCCAGCGTCCGCTACACGGGGAGTTCGGTGCTGCTCGTGGCGTACGACGGGACGGTGCGCGCGCTGGACAGCGCGACCGGGACCGAGCGCTGGACCGCGCGGCACGGCGGGACCGGCACGGTCTGGACGGCGGCGGGCGACGGTTCGGGCGACTCCGGCGGTGACAGCGGTGGCGGCAGCTCCGGCGGTCCGCTGTTCGCCGCGACCCCGTCGGCCGACGGTACGGCGACCGGGATCAGGTCCGTCGACCCGGCCACGGGCGCCCTGCGCTGGGAGAAGCGGCTGCCGGGCACCCTCACCCCGGCCGGTGCCGCCTCCGGCGCGCTCTTCCTGCTCTCCCGCGACCTCGACGACCGGACCGACGCCGTGGTGCGGGTCGACGCGTCGACCCGCACCGTGCGGCGCGTCCCGCTGGACGCGCCGGTCGAGCAGGCGCAGGCCACCGTGGACGGCGACACGGTCTACGTCATGGGGTACACGGGATCGCTGCTCGCCGTCGACACCCGTAAGGGGAAGGCCGGGGGCGTGCGCTGGCGCCTGGAGACCTCGGTCACCCGGGCCTCGCGCCCCACCGCCACCGGGGACCGGGTCTATCTGAGCGCGGGGGACGGACGGCTGCTCGCCGTGGACGGCGCGCGGGGGAGGCTGCTGGGGCAGACGAAGCCCCGGATGGCGACGGGCTCAGGGACGCTGGTCCCCAGTCTGGCCGCGCCGGTCGCCGTGGCGGGCACGGTGTTCGCGAGCGCGCCCGACGGGTCGGTCTTCGCCGTCGACGGCCGCGATCCGGCGCGCTGGTAG
- a CDS encoding class I SAM-dependent methyltransferase: MTLRALSFDAVADQYDTARPGYPAALFDTVEELAGRPLRGARVVDVGAGTGIATRTLRERGALVTAVEPGPAMAARLRRTLPGVPLVRAFGDALPIADGSADLITYAQSWHWTDPARSLPEALRVLRPGGALALWWNVSDGSVPWIAEQGARIEAWAGDGAHGAHSAHGRGDGLPESLEPVERRVPWTRRVTVDAHLANLGSHSVFQMRGAPDAGAFLAAERAALLARFPDGTLEEAYVVDLTVVVNDR; encoded by the coding sequence ATGACTCTTCGCGCCCTCTCCTTCGACGCCGTGGCCGACCAGTACGACACCGCGCGCCCCGGCTATCCGGCCGCCCTCTTCGACACCGTCGAGGAACTGGCCGGCCGCCCCCTGCGGGGCGCCCGCGTCGTCGACGTGGGCGCGGGCACCGGTATCGCCACCCGCACACTGCGCGAACGCGGCGCCCTGGTCACCGCCGTCGAGCCGGGCCCCGCCATGGCGGCCCGGCTGCGCCGGACGCTCCCCGGCGTCCCGCTCGTCCGGGCGTTCGGCGACGCCCTGCCGATCGCCGACGGCAGCGCCGACCTCATCACGTACGCCCAGTCCTGGCACTGGACCGACCCGGCCCGCTCGCTGCCCGAGGCGCTGCGCGTACTGCGCCCCGGCGGCGCGCTCGCCCTGTGGTGGAACGTCTCCGACGGCTCGGTCCCCTGGATCGCTGAGCAGGGCGCGCGGATCGAGGCATGGGCGGGGGACGGCGCGCACGGCGCGCACAGCGCCCACGGCCGGGGCGACGGGCTGCCCGAGTCGCTGGAACCCGTGGAGCGCCGGGTGCCCTGGACCCGCCGCGTCACCGTCGACGCCCACCTCGCCAACCTCGGCAGCCACTCGGTCTTCCAGATGCGCGGCGCACCGGACGCCGGAGCCTTCCTCGCGGCCGAGCGGGCCGCGCTCCTCGCGCGTTTCCCCGACGGGACCCTGGAGGAGGCGTACGTGGTCGATCTGACGGTCGTCGTGAACGACCGCTGA
- a CDS encoding ABC transporter ATP-binding protein, with the protein MMNLATAAVHARGLTVRRGDRTVLRGLDFSVPSGRITGLLGPSGCGKSTLMRALVGTQAQVTGTLDVLGKPGGAPELRARIGYVTQAPSVYDDLTVEQNLDYFAAVLDPGRRRRAARREAVAAAIADVDLASHAGSLAGRLSGGQRSRVSLAVALLGAPELLVLDEPTVGLDPVLRRDLWDLFHRIAAERAVTILISSHVMDEAERCHRLLLMRQGQILADDTPAALCARTRTETVEAAFLHLVDEADATQESPR; encoded by the coding sequence ATGATGAATTTGGCGACGGCCGCCGTCCACGCCCGCGGCCTCACCGTCAGGCGGGGCGACCGCACCGTCCTGCGCGGCCTCGACTTCTCCGTACCTTCCGGCCGGATCACCGGACTGCTCGGCCCCTCCGGCTGCGGCAAATCGACCCTCATGCGCGCCCTCGTCGGCACCCAGGCCCAGGTCACCGGGACCTTGGACGTCCTCGGCAAGCCCGGCGGCGCCCCCGAACTGCGCGCCCGCATCGGCTACGTCACCCAGGCACCCTCCGTCTACGACGATCTGACGGTCGAGCAGAATCTCGACTACTTCGCCGCCGTCCTCGACCCGGGACGCCGACGCCGCGCCGCCCGCCGCGAAGCCGTCGCCGCGGCCATCGCCGACGTGGACCTCGCCTCCCACGCCGGCTCCCTCGCCGGCCGGCTCTCCGGCGGCCAGCGCAGCCGCGTCTCCCTCGCCGTCGCCCTGCTCGGCGCGCCCGAACTCCTCGTCCTGGACGAGCCGACCGTCGGGCTCGACCCCGTACTCCGCCGGGACCTGTGGGACCTCTTCCACCGCATCGCCGCCGAACGCGCCGTGACGATCCTCATCTCCTCGCACGTCATGGACGAGGCCGAACGCTGCCACCGGCTGCTCCTCATGCGCCAGGGCCAGATCCTCGCCGACGACACCCCCGCCGCCCTGTGCGCCCGCACACGCACCGAGACCGTCGAAGCCGCCTTCCTCCACCTGGTCGACGAGGCCGACGCAACCCAGGAGAGCCCCCGATGA
- a CDS encoding ABC transporter permease, with product MTTTTPVTTEPPATGPEPTAATAPISAARTVATAARVLRQLRHDPRSIALMILVPCVMLLLLRYVFDGDPRTFDTIGASLLGIFPLITMFLVTSIATLRERTSGTLERLLAMPLGKGDLILGYALAFGALAVVQSVLATALALWALGLDVAGSAWLLLLVALLDALLGTALGLFVSAFAASEFQAVQFMPAVIFPQLLLCGLFAPRSTMQPVLEAISDVLPMSYAVDGMDQVLSHPDVTGDFVRDAVIVAGCAVLVLGLGAATLRRRTA from the coding sequence ATGACCACCACGACCCCGGTCACGACCGAGCCCCCGGCCACCGGCCCGGAGCCCACGGCGGCCACGGCCCCGATCTCCGCCGCCCGTACCGTCGCCACCGCCGCCCGCGTCCTGCGCCAGCTGCGCCACGACCCCCGCTCGATCGCGCTGATGATCCTCGTCCCGTGCGTGATGCTCCTCCTGCTCCGGTACGTCTTCGACGGAGACCCGCGCACCTTCGACACCATCGGGGCCTCGCTGCTCGGCATCTTCCCGCTGATCACGATGTTCCTGGTGACCTCCATCGCCACCCTGCGCGAACGCACCTCGGGCACTCTGGAGCGACTGCTCGCCATGCCGCTCGGCAAGGGCGACCTGATCCTCGGCTACGCCCTGGCGTTCGGCGCGCTCGCCGTCGTCCAGTCCGTCCTCGCCACGGCCCTCGCCCTCTGGGCCCTCGGCCTGGACGTCGCGGGATCCGCCTGGCTGCTCCTGCTGGTCGCCCTCCTCGACGCCCTGCTCGGCACGGCCCTCGGCCTCTTCGTCTCGGCGTTCGCGGCATCCGAGTTCCAGGCCGTCCAGTTCATGCCCGCGGTGATCTTCCCGCAGCTCCTCCTGTGCGGCCTGTTCGCTCCCCGCTCCACCATGCAGCCCGTACTGGAGGCGATCTCCGACGTGCTGCCCATGTCGTACGCGGTCGACGGCATGGACCAGGTCCTGAGCCACCCGGACGTCACCGGAGACTTCGTCCGGGACGCCGTGATCGTCGCGGGGTGCGCCGTACTCGTCCTCGGCCTGGGCGCCGCGACCCTCCGCCGCCGTACGGCCTGA
- the proC gene encoding pyrroline-5-carboxylate reductase, whose product MPQTVAVLGTGKIGEALLSGMIRAGWRAADLLATTRRPERAEELRSRYGVEAVTNAEAAKRADILILAAKPQDMGRLLDELTPHVTADRLIISAAAGITTSFIEERLPLGTPVVRVMPNTPVLVDEGMSVISGGSHALPAHLAHAEEIFGGVGKTLRVPESQQDACTALSGSGPAYFYFLVEAMTDAGILLGLPRAQAHDLIVQAAIGAAVMLRDSGEHPVKLREAVTSPAGTTISAIRELENHGVRAALIAAIEAARDRSRALATGNG is encoded by the coding sequence ATGCCCCAGACAGTCGCAGTCCTCGGCACCGGAAAAATCGGCGAGGCCCTGCTCAGCGGCATGATCCGCGCGGGCTGGCGAGCCGCCGACCTGCTGGCCACCACCCGCCGCCCCGAGCGCGCCGAGGAGCTGCGCTCGCGCTACGGCGTGGAGGCCGTCACCAACGCCGAGGCCGCGAAGCGCGCCGACATCCTCATCCTCGCCGCCAAGCCCCAGGACATGGGCCGGCTGCTCGACGAACTCACCCCGCACGTCACCGCCGACCGGCTGATCATCAGCGCCGCCGCCGGAATCACCACCTCCTTCATCGAGGAGCGCCTCCCCCTCGGCACCCCCGTCGTACGCGTCATGCCGAACACCCCCGTCCTGGTGGACGAGGGCATGTCCGTCATCTCGGGCGGCAGCCACGCACTCCCCGCGCATCTGGCCCATGCCGAGGAGATCTTCGGCGGCGTCGGCAAGACCCTGCGCGTCCCGGAGTCCCAGCAGGACGCGTGCACCGCGCTCTCCGGCTCGGGCCCGGCGTACTTCTACTTCCTGGTCGAGGCGATGACCGACGCCGGCATCCTCCTCGGCCTGCCCCGCGCCCAGGCGCACGATCTGATCGTCCAGGCCGCCATCGGCGCGGCGGTCATGCTGCGCGACAGCGGCGAACACCCGGTCAAGCTCCGCGAGGCGGTGACCTCCCCGGCCGGCACCACGATCAGCGCCATCCGGGAACTGGAGAACCACGGGGTACGGGCAGCCCTCATCGCCGCCATCGAAGCGGCCCGCGACCGCAGCCGCGCCCTGGCCACGGGCAACGGCTGA